The Streptomyces cynarae genome contains a region encoding:
- a CDS encoding APC family permease: MTRTPYGADPPAQPSLRRSLGVVDGVAIAASSTAATTSIGIGLGVTAGVVGLHLPAIMLLAFLPILGIAGAYSRLNRVEPNAGNGYVWVGRSLTPWLGFLVGWVNIVATVAFLAYTTAVTGSAVLQLAGEAGLHRVVGLALDPGSTAQTTAVGLVVLIAVTVTAVTGVRTAARLQTGLLVFEYAVLLGFCGYGIVTGPHPFRLSWFDPFAIPSASALAQGLLLSVFCYWGFEAAFSVNEEVRDARDASRAGTITLLTMLALFLLGSVAFQRVLSQQELAGHGPQGLAYFGDRLASQPLAALPLVALMFSAVASLQAGVIPTARAMFAMSRDRTLGTVWAKVSPRYGTPAAGTLLIGGLAAAVAALSLVIPRLSDMIMATVNAVGIVVALSYALTALAAAARFRGLLRQDWRQGIRAVVLPALSALALLGLGGYLGWSFYTSTDHLALRADNGWFLLLMPTLMVASGFVAAAWAKWVRRSPYFRTGHGTDADAPQLLATHS, encoded by the coding sequence ATGACACGGACCCCCTATGGCGCGGACCCGCCCGCGCAACCCTCCCTGCGCAGGTCCCTCGGCGTCGTGGACGGCGTCGCCATCGCCGCCTCCAGCACGGCGGCCACCACCAGCATCGGCATCGGGCTCGGGGTGACGGCCGGTGTGGTCGGGCTGCATCTGCCGGCCATCATGCTGCTCGCCTTCCTGCCGATCCTGGGCATCGCGGGCGCCTACTCCCGGCTGAACCGGGTGGAGCCCAACGCCGGCAACGGCTATGTGTGGGTGGGCCGTTCGCTCACACCCTGGCTGGGGTTCCTGGTCGGCTGGGTGAACATCGTGGCCACGGTGGCGTTCCTCGCATACACCACGGCCGTGACCGGTTCCGCGGTGCTGCAACTGGCCGGGGAGGCCGGTCTGCACCGGGTCGTAGGCCTGGCGCTCGACCCGGGTTCGACCGCGCAGACGACGGCGGTGGGTCTGGTAGTGCTGATCGCGGTCACCGTGACCGCCGTCACCGGCGTGCGCACCGCTGCCCGGCTGCAGACCGGGCTGCTCGTCTTCGAGTACGCGGTGCTGCTGGGCTTCTGCGGCTACGGCATCGTCACCGGCCCGCACCCGTTCCGGCTGAGCTGGTTCGACCCGTTCGCCATCCCGTCGGCGTCGGCGCTCGCTCAGGGGCTGCTGCTGTCGGTGTTCTGCTACTGGGGCTTCGAGGCGGCGTTCAGCGTCAACGAGGAGGTGCGCGACGCGCGGGACGCCTCCCGCGCCGGGACCATCACACTGCTGACCATGCTCGCCTTGTTCCTGCTCGGCTCGGTCGCCTTCCAACGGGTGCTCTCACAGCAGGAGTTGGCGGGTCACGGCCCGCAGGGGCTGGCGTACTTCGGCGACCGACTGGCCTCCCAGCCGCTGGCCGCGCTGCCATTGGTGGCGCTGATGTTCTCGGCGGTGGCCTCGCTGCAGGCGGGGGTGATCCCGACGGCGCGCGCCATGTTCGCGATGAGCCGGGACCGGACGCTGGGGACGGTGTGGGCGAAGGTCAGCCCGCGCTACGGGACGCCGGCCGCCGGAACGCTGCTGATCGGCGGGCTGGCCGCCGCGGTCGCAGCACTGTCGCTGGTCATCCCCCGTCTCTCCGACATGATCATGGCGACGGTCAACGCGGTGGGCATCGTGGTCGCGCTCTCCTACGCACTCACCGCGCTCGCGGCGGCCGCCCGCTTCCGGGGGCTGCTGCGCCAGGACTGGCGGCAGGGGATCCGGGCCGTGGTGCTGCCCGCGCTGAGCGCGCTCGCCCTGCTCGGACTCGGCGGCTACCTCGGCTGGTCCTTCTACACCTCCACCGATCACCTCGCGCTCCGCGCGGACAACGGCTGGTTCCTGCTGCTGATGCCCACGCTGATGGTCGCCTCCGGCTTCGTGGCGGCCGCCTGGGCCAAGTGGGTGCGCAGATCGCCGTACTTCCGCACGGGGCACGGCACGGACGCCGACGCGCCCCAGCTCCTCGCCACCCACAGCTGA
- a CDS encoding amidohydrolase, producing the protein MQADLLFTGGPVLTPDGPVTTPVAVVGDRIAAVGDTAARELTGPRTEVVELAGRLLLPGFQDAHIHPVPAGLEMSQCDLTGTKTAEETVAAVRAYAEAHPDREWITGGGWSMEAFEGGAPTRELLDAVVPDRPVYLPNRDHHGAWVNSRALERAGLTRDTPDPADGRIERDASGEPTGLLQEGAMRYVGRLTPAATAADRLAALLHAQRHLHALGVTAWQDALVGDFLGMDDPSDAYLAAAREGSLTARVVGALWWDRGRGAEQIPELVERRAASSHGRFRAGSVKLMLDGIAETGTAALLDPYLDACGCATANRGTSFVAPDRLPSYVTELDALGFQCHFHALGDRAVRDALDAIEAARKANGPSDTRPHLAHLQIVHPDDVPRFAQLGATANIQPLWAAHEPQMDELTIPFLGPQRASWQYPFGALLRAGATLAAGSDWPVSSPDPLQGVHVAVNRVLPGGSRPVFLPEERIGLTDALTAYTAGSAYVNHLDDTGTVRPGALADLVVLDRDPYAGPPEAIGETRVALTYVGGACVYAAPDA; encoded by the coding sequence ATGCAGGCCGATCTCCTCTTCACCGGCGGTCCCGTCCTCACCCCGGACGGGCCCGTCACCACCCCGGTCGCGGTCGTGGGCGACCGGATCGCCGCCGTCGGCGACACTGCTGCACGGGAACTGACCGGTCCGAGGACCGAGGTCGTCGAACTCGCCGGACGGCTGCTGCTGCCCGGCTTCCAGGACGCGCACATCCATCCGGTGCCCGCCGGCCTGGAGATGTCCCAGTGCGATCTCACCGGGACGAAGACCGCCGAGGAGACCGTCGCCGCGGTACGGGCGTACGCCGAGGCGCACCCCGACCGGGAGTGGATCACCGGCGGGGGCTGGTCCATGGAGGCCTTCGAGGGCGGTGCCCCGACCCGGGAACTGCTCGACGCGGTCGTCCCGGACCGGCCGGTGTACCTGCCCAACCGCGACCATCACGGCGCATGGGTCAACAGCCGTGCGCTGGAGCGTGCGGGTCTCACCCGGGACACTCCGGACCCGGCCGACGGGCGGATCGAGCGCGACGCGTCCGGGGAGCCCACGGGCCTGCTCCAGGAAGGGGCGATGCGGTACGTCGGCCGGCTCACGCCCGCGGCCACCGCCGCGGACCGGCTCGCCGCGCTGCTGCACGCCCAGCGGCATCTGCACGCGCTCGGCGTCACCGCCTGGCAGGACGCGCTCGTCGGCGACTTCCTCGGCATGGACGACCCGTCCGATGCCTATCTGGCCGCCGCCCGCGAGGGTTCGCTGACCGCGCGGGTCGTCGGTGCCCTGTGGTGGGACCGCGGTCGCGGCGCCGAGCAGATACCCGAACTCGTCGAGCGACGGGCCGCGTCGAGCCACGGCAGGTTCCGCGCGGGAAGCGTCAAGCTGATGCTGGACGGGATCGCCGAGACCGGTACGGCGGCGCTCCTCGACCCGTACCTGGACGCCTGCGGCTGCGCCACCGCCAACCGCGGCACCAGCTTCGTCGCCCCGGACCGACTGCCGTCGTACGTCACCGAGCTGGACGCGCTGGGCTTCCAGTGCCACTTCCACGCGCTGGGCGACCGGGCCGTACGGGACGCGCTGGACGCCATCGAGGCGGCCCGCAAGGCCAACGGGCCGAGCGACACCCGGCCGCATCTGGCGCATCTGCAGATCGTGCACCCCGACGACGTGCCCCGCTTCGCGCAGCTCGGCGCGACGGCGAACATCCAGCCGCTGTGGGCGGCGCACGAGCCGCAGATGGACGAGCTGACGATCCCGTTCCTTGGGCCTCAACGGGCCTCCTGGCAGTATCCGTTCGGCGCCCTGTTGCGGGCCGGGGCGACCCTGGCGGCGGGCAGCGACTGGCCGGTGAGCAGCCCCGATCCGTTGCAGGGCGTCCATGTCGCCGTCAACCGGGTGCTTCCGGGCGGCTCGCGTCCGGTGTTCCTGCCCGAGGAGCGCATCGGACTCACGGACGCGCTGACGGCGTACACGGCGGGGTCGGCGTACGTGAACCACCTGGACGACACCGGGACCGTGCGCCCGGGCGCGCTGGCGGACCTGGTGGTGCTGGACCGCGACCCGTATGCGGGGCCGCCCGAGGCGATCGGCGAGACACGGGTGGCGCTCACCTATGTCGGGGGTGCGTGCGTGTACGCGGCCCCGGACGCCTGA
- a CDS encoding NAD(P)-dependent alcohol dehydrogenase, with translation MTTTTRAAVVESGGAPFTLSEVELADPGPGEALVRMVATGLCHTDLGVASGGLPFPLPGVLGHEGAGIVEAVGPGVTGVEPGDHVVLSFTSCGGCRNCRDGHPAYCATWLPLNLIGGRRADGSSTISRDGTPLGGHFFGQSSFAERALVDERSLVKVDPEVPLASIAPLGCGVQTGVGAVWNVLRPRAGSTLVVLGAGAVGLSAVMAAALTPAARIIAVDRVGERLALAKELGATHTVDAAEADLADALALLTDGQGADGVVETTGSVAVLRQGADALAARGTLVVVGAPPFGTEVALDVNGLLPGKQIVGITLGDSETQTFIPALVQLVKEGRLPLDRLIGTYPFAEIDQAVRDMSAGKTIKPVLTF, from the coding sequence ATGACCACCACCACACGCGCCGCCGTGGTCGAGTCCGGGGGAGCGCCCTTCACGCTCTCCGAGGTGGAACTCGCCGACCCGGGCCCGGGCGAGGCCCTGGTCCGCATGGTCGCCACCGGCCTGTGCCACACCGACCTCGGCGTGGCGAGCGGCGGACTGCCGTTCCCGTTGCCCGGCGTCCTCGGCCACGAGGGGGCCGGAATCGTCGAGGCCGTCGGACCGGGTGTGACGGGCGTCGAGCCCGGTGACCACGTGGTGCTGTCCTTCACCTCCTGCGGCGGCTGCCGCAACTGCCGCGACGGGCACCCGGCGTACTGCGCCACCTGGCTGCCGCTGAACCTGATCGGCGGTCGCCGCGCCGACGGCAGCAGCACCATCAGCCGCGACGGCACTCCCCTGGGCGGCCACTTCTTCGGCCAGTCCTCCTTCGCCGAACGGGCCCTGGTGGACGAGCGCAGCCTGGTCAAGGTCGACCCGGAGGTGCCGCTCGCCTCCATCGCCCCGCTCGGCTGCGGAGTGCAGACCGGGGTCGGCGCCGTGTGGAACGTGCTCAGGCCCCGAGCCGGCAGCACGCTCGTCGTCCTCGGCGCCGGCGCGGTGGGCCTGTCGGCGGTGATGGCGGCCGCCCTCACCCCCGCCGCCAGGATCATCGCCGTCGACCGGGTCGGCGAACGCCTCGCCCTGGCCAAGGAGTTGGGCGCCACGCACACCGTCGACGCGGCCGAGGCCGACCTCGCCGATGCGCTCGCGCTGCTGACCGACGGCCAGGGAGCCGACGGTGTCGTCGAGACCACCGGCAGCGTGGCCGTGCTGCGCCAGGGTGCCGACGCGCTGGCCGCCCGCGGGACCCTCGTCGTCGTCGGCGCCCCGCCCTTCGGCACCGAAGTCGCCCTGGACGTCAACGGCTTGCTGCCCGGCAAGCAGATCGTGGGCATCACCCTGGGGGACAGCGAGACCCAGACCTTCATCCCGGCCCTCGTTCAGCTGGTCAAGGAGGGGCGGCTCCCGCTGGACCGCCTGATCGGCACCTATCCGTTCGCGGAGATCGACCAGGCGGTGCGGGACATGAGCGCGGGCAAGACGATCAAGCCCGTGCTCACCTTCTGA